The proteins below come from a single Portunus trituberculatus isolate SZX2019 chromosome 4, ASM1759143v1, whole genome shotgun sequence genomic window:
- the LOC123512998 gene encoding LOW QUALITY PROTEIN: transmembrane protein 181-like (The sequence of the model RefSeq protein was modified relative to this genomic sequence to represent the inferred CDS: inserted 1 base in 1 codon), whose amino-acid sequence MGDNFGYTYRTPRASFVFKMRQIFSHVTDVFSEFSKFIAPAYHHDRCERSVQMRLYTMHKREFVMVFIVFFVTLGLALFIGLAGPPITVTEQQSASQLSRPLNQSQLLTGPFQMKCPPLSTYAQQLWLIARVLVDIKEEQSFSKEFHLSVSVEGLTRNREQESLLHADQPHNKSRKLECDQRGCGEVTVMHLSYLRYTHYIITVNFYGLAEIQQWCAVRDVVFYFKTYNPNFTKLEIWLRFIFLLLAFIVACWLAHSLRKYALYDWSIEQKWMSILLPLLLLYNDPVFPMXFLVESWIPALVDTVFQATFLCSLLLFWLCIYHGLRQNERSFSAFYLPKLAIVGLLWVSVVVTAAIQKCNEIHDPLYSATLETNHFQKFKVFFFITGTCYLLYLLYLIVTAYSELRSMPYFDMRLKFVTLLMVVVVCVGVTITVLRFGVGVLEDNFVAQLSTHYESSAQFMAFYGLLNLYIFTMAYVYSPSERALMETHILKDNPAFSMVNDSDEDVIYGSDEDTRRPLNQRSNDNDESD is encoded by the exons ATGGGTGACAACTTTGGCTACACGTACAGAACACCTCGGGCCAGCTTCGTGTTCAAGATGAGACAAATATTCTCCCACGTGACAGATGTTTTTAGTGAGTTTAGCAAGTTTATCGCCCCTGCTTACCATCATGACAGGTGTGAGAG GTCGGTTCAGATGCGACTCTACACGATGCACAAGAGGGAGTTTGTCATGGTGTTCATCGTGTTCTTCGTGACGCTGGGCCTGGCTCTCTTCATCGGTCTGGCTG GGCCTCCAATTACAGTAACAGAGCAGCAGTCAGCGTCACAGCTCAGCCGACCCCTCAACCAGTCCCAGCTTCTCACAGGACCCTTTCAAATGAAGTGCCCTCCTCTGTCCACCTACGCCCAGCAGCTGTGGCTCATTGCGAGGGTACTGGTGGATAtcaaggaag AGCAGTCGTTTAGCAAGGAGTTCCACCTGAGTGTGTCTGTGGAGGGCCTGACCAGGAACAGAGAGCAAGAGTCACTTCTACACGCTGACCAGCCACACAACAA gagcCGGAAGTTGGAGTGTGACCAGAgagggtgtggtgaggtgacagTGATGCATCTCAGTTACCTTCGCTACACTCACTACATTATCACTGTGAATTTCTATGGTCTGGCCGAGATACAACAGTGGTGCGCCGTCAGGGATGTTGTGTTCTAT TTTAAGACGTACAATCCAAACTTCACTAAACTAGAGATCTGGTTGaggtttatcttcctcctccttgccttcatTGTGGct TGCTGGCTTGCTCACAGTCTAAGGAAGTATGCGCTGTATGACTGGTCCATTGAGCAGAAGTGGATGTCTATACTGCTGCCTCTCCTGCTGCTCTACAATG aCCCTGTGTTTCCAA ACTTTTTGGTGGAGTCGTGGATCCCAGCACTGGTCGACACAGTATTCCAGGCAACCTTTCTGTGTTCTTTGCTGTTATTCTGGCTGTGTATTTACCATGGGCTGAGGCAG AATGAACGCAGCTTCTCGGCCTTCTACCTCCCCAAGCTGGCCATTGTGGGGCTGCTgtgggtgtcagtggtggtgacggctgCGATACAGAAGTGCAATGAGATTCACGATCCTCTGTACTCTGCCACTCTGGAGACTAACCACTTCCAG AAATTCAAAGTGTTCTTCTTCATAACGGGGACGTGTTACTTGCTGTACCTGCTGTATCTCATCGTTACAGCCTACAGTGAGCTCAGGTCCATGCCTTACTTCG ACATGCGGCTGAAGTTTGTCACActcctgatggtggtggtggtgtgtgtgggcgtcACCATCACTGTGCTGCGTTTTGGTGTGGGCGTTCTGGAGGACAACTTTGTGGCGCAGCTGTCAACGCATTACGAGTCGTCTGCACAGTTCATGGCTTTCTACGGCTTGTTGAATCTCTATATCTTCACTATGGCTTATGTTTACTCTCCCTCAGAACGGGCATTGATGG AAACCCATATTCTGAAGGACAACCCAGCCTTTAGCATGGTGAACGACTCGGATGAAGATGTCATTTACGGCTCGGACGAAGACACCAGACGACCACTCAACCAGCGTTCAAATGACAATGATGAGAGTGATTGA
- the LOC123513001 gene encoding transmembrane protein 185A-like, whose translation MNLQSMFRDFNPGKFIVWVCVATFTALLSLRLDGELDWSYWVVFSPIWLWKALVVLGALVGNIVWWRNPHYRLEGQSYIQYRALLISLGLHLFLLMFEVLVADKLENHRHAWVSVFAPLVLISIVSIAACIWAVKHDRSFELELFCSVNLLQFIFIALRLDEYLHWPWEIVFVPAWILLCVSVVAVLYSIIFAGLLLRMPDVNPDRRRTSMNSAIGYTCLVAPLLIFLITLASKLNGNTSATYTSVVSPLYISYATLLLMSFTTKRANQWWFGLRKDLCQFLLGVCPLLQEYANISYSIPHLEDSRAGLPQPPTDPAVVTSEKRDVVASSRRLEHRVVVPALSLEVPD comes from the exons ATGAATCTGCAATCAATGTTTCGAGACTTCAATCCTGG TAAGTTCatcgtgtgggtgtgtgtggcgacCTTCACGGCTCTGCTCTCCCTGCGGCTGGACGGGGAGCTGGACTGGAGTTACTGGGTGGTGTTCTCtcccatctggctgtggaaggCTCTGGTGGTCCTTGGCGCTCTGGTTGGCAACATTGTGTGGTGGAGGAACCCGCACTATAG ACTAGAGGGCCAGTCTTACATACAGTACCGtgctctcctcatctcccttggCCTGCATCTATTCCTGCTAATGTTTGAGGTGCTGGTGGCAGACAAACTGGAAAACCACCGTCATGCTTGGGTGTCTGTGTTCGCTCCTCTTGTCCTCATCTCCATCGTCTCCATTGCTGCGTGTATCTGGGCCGTCAAGCATGATAGGTCTTTTgag CTCGAGTTGTTCTGCTCGGTGAACCTGCTACAATTTATCTTCATTGCGCTGCGTCTGGATGAATACCTACACTGGCCTTGGGAGATCGTGTTTGTGCCAGCCTGGATcctactgtgtgtgtctgtggtggcTGTCCTCTACTCCATCATCTTCGCAGGACTTCTCTTAAGGATGCCTGACGTGAATCCTGACCGTCGCCGCACCTCCATGAACTCGGCAATAGGTTACACATGTCTCGTCGCGCCCTTGTTGATTTTTCTGATCACCTTGGCGAGTAAGCTGAATGGGAACACCTCAGCGACTTATACCTCTGTGGTGTCGCCGCTCTACATCTCCTACGCCACTTTGCTCCTCATGTCCTTCACCACCAAGAGAGCTAACcagt GGTGGTTTGGTTTACGCAAGGATCTCTGCCAGTTCCTCCTAGGGGTGTGTCCTCTCCTGCAGGAGTATGCCAACATATCCTACAGTATCCCACACCTGGAGGACTCCCGTGCAGGACTCCCACAGCCCCCCACTGATCCTGCTGTGGTGACCAGTGAGAAGAGGGATGTGGTGGCATCCTCACGACGTCTGGAGCATAGAGTGGTGGTGCCAGCGCTGAGTCTTGAGGTGCCAGACTAG